The window AGAAGCAGCCTTGCGGACCTCGCGGTCAGTTGATTGACCGAATGGTCCCATTTGTGCCAGGTTGTAGGTCTGACCTTGGAAATCAATCTCTGCACCAGCAATCAGTTTGCTGTATTCATCAGATAATTCATTTTCTTTTTGCAGTAATGGAATGACGTCTGATGAGAAGGTTTTGAGCTTGTTTTCTGCCTGCATGAAGAAGGTTTGAGGCAAGATATCTGACAACTCTTCCTTGTAAGGCGTCTGGACAATGACACGGTAGTAGTTGGTGGTCAATTCTTCAAAAAGTGGCGAATATTCATTCCAAAACTTTGTTTCTTCATTGTAAAACTCATCGTTCATGTCGATAGTATGACGGATCATCCAGAGGTTGTACTGGGTATCAACCAAGTTGAGTAATTTGGTAACGTCTGTCACAAGTGTACGAGTTGTTTCCAAGTCATTTGCCTGAGTTAACTGGTCTGTCAGGTCAGAAAATTGAGCCTTGATGGCTTCATAATCGGGACGGACATAGGTATAGTCTGAAAATTTCATATGATTCTCCTTTTGTATTGCTACCTTCTATCTTACTCTTTTTGAAAACGTTTGGCAAATCCTGACTCGTCCATGTTCACAAGTCTTTCTATTTATGGTAAAATGTAGGAGATTATTAGAAAAAATGAGGTTGTAGACATGTCTAAATTTTTAGTTTTTGGTCACCAAAATCCTGATACAGATGCCATTGCATCATCATACGGTTGGGCTCACTTGGAGCGTGAAGTGTTTGGTCGTGATGCGGAAGCAGTTGCTCTTGGAACGCCAAATGAAGAAACAGCTTTTGCACTTGACTATTTTGGTGTTACTGCACCGCGCGTGGTTGAGTCTGCAAAAGCAGAAGGCGTTAGCCAAGTTATCTTGACTGACCACAATGAATTCCAACAATCAATCGCAGACATCAAGGATGTGGAAGTGGCAGCTGTTATTGACCACCACCGTGTCGCAAACTTTGAAACTGCAAACCCATTGTACATGCGCTTAGAGCCAGTAGGTTCAGCATCATCAATCGTTTATCGTGCCTTCAAAGAAAATGGTGTGACGCCACCAAAAGAAGTAGCTGGACTTCTTCTATCAGGTTTGATTTCAGATACCCTCTTGCTTAAATCGCCAACCACTCATGCAACAGATCCACAAGTAGCAGCTGAATTGGCTGAAATTGCTGGCGTGAACTTGGAAGAATATGGCTTGGCACTCTTGAAAGCAGGAACCAACCTTGCCAGCAAGTCAGCAGAAGAATTGATTGACATCGATGCAAAAACCTTTGGTTTGAATGGAAATGACGTGCGTGTAGCCCAAGTCAACACAGTGGACATTGCAGAAGTCTTGGAACGCCAAGCAGAAATCGAAGCAGCAATGACAGCAGCATCAGCAGCAAATGGCTACTCTGACTTTGTTTTGATGATTACAGACATCGTTAACTCAAACTCTGAA is drawn from Streptococcus sp. 29892 and contains these coding sequences:
- a CDS encoding manganese-dependent inorganic pyrophosphatase → MSKFLVFGHQNPDTDAIASSYGWAHLEREVFGRDAEAVALGTPNEETAFALDYFGVTAPRVVESAKAEGVSQVILTDHNEFQQSIADIKDVEVAAVIDHHRVANFETANPLYMRLEPVGSASSIVYRAFKENGVTPPKEVAGLLLSGLISDTLLLKSPTTHATDPQVAAELAEIAGVNLEEYGLALLKAGTNLASKSAEELIDIDAKTFGLNGNDVRVAQVNTVDIAEVLERQAEIEAAMTAASAANGYSDFVLMITDIVNSNSEILALGSNMDKVEAAFNFKLENNHAFLAGAVSRKKQVVPQLTEAFNA